In the genome of Nonomuraea sp. NBC_00507, the window GCGCGGGCAGCCTCCTCGGGGGACAGGGAGTCTCGGCGAGCCCGCGCCTCAGCAAGGACTCGACCTGCAGCAGCAAGCGCTTCGGCGCGGGTCGTCATAGATCCACTCTCGCACGGGCGTGCGAACGGCTGGCCGTGAGATGCCTCACGAGCCAGCAGATCCGCTGGCCGCTCGGCGACTTGTCAGTGCTGCTCTACTCTTGCCACCAAAGCAGGCGTGAGAGGGGTTTGCGTGAAGCCTGGCGTGGATGGTTCACTCGTTTCATCCTTCGATGCGGTTCTCGAACGCATCACCTACGCCAACGAGGACACCGGCTACACCATCGCCCGCGTCGCCACCGAACGCTCCGGCTCCGAGCTGCTGACCGTCGTCGGCCCGCTGCTGGGCGCCCAGGTGGGGGAGTCGCTGCGGCTGCAGGGCCGCTGGACCTCCCATCCCCGCTACGGCCGCCAGTTCGAGGTGTGGTCCTACACCACCGTCCTACCGGCCACCGTCCAGGGCATCCGCCGCTACCTCGGCTCCGGTCTCATCAAGGGGATCGGCCCGAAGATGGCCGAGCGGATCGTCGACCACTTCGGCACCGCCACCCTCGACGTCATCGAGCAGCACCCCGAACGCCTGACCGAGGTGCCGGGCCTGGGCCCCAAACGCACCAAGATGATCGCCGCCGCCTGGGACGAACAGAAGATCATCAAAGAGGTGATGATCTTCCTGCAGGGCGTCGGCGTGTCCACCTCGATCGCGGTGCGCATCTTCAAGCAGTACGGCGAGCAGTCCATCTCCGTCGTCAAGACCCAGCCGTACAAGCTGGCCGACGACGTGTGGGGGATCGGGTTCAAGACCGCCGACACCATCGCCCAGGCCGTCGGCATCCCGCACGACAGCCCCGAACGCGTCAAGGCCGGCCTGCGCTACACGCTGTCGCAGGCCGCCGACGACGGCCACTGCTACCTGCCGGCCCCCAACCTGGTGGCCGACGCCGTCAAGATCCTCGACGTGGGCTCCGACCTCGTCGCCGCCTGCCTGGAGGACCTCGTCGCCGAGGAAGGCGTCGTGCGCGAGCCCGTCCCCGCCGGAGACTCCGTGGTGCCCGCCGTCTACCTGCCGCCCTTCCACCGCGCCGAGCAGTCGCTGGCCTCCGGCCTGCTGACCCTGCTGCGCAGCGGCCACGACCGGCTCAAGGCCTTCGCCGACGTCGACTGGGCCAAGGCCGAGGCCTGGCTGCACGCCCAGAGCGGCGCCGAGCTCGCCCCCGAGCAGCGCCAGGCCGTCCGCCTGGCCCTGACCGAGAAACTGGCCGTGCTGACCGGCGGGCCCGGCTGCGGCAAAAGCTTCACCGTACGCTCCATCGTGCTGCTGGCCCGCGCCAAACGCGCCCGCGTCATCCTGGCCGCCCCCACCGGCCGCGCCGCCAAACGCCTGGCCGAGCTGACCGGCCACGAGGCCACCACCGTCCACCGGCTGCTGCAGCTGCGGCCCGGCGGAGACGCCACCTTCGACCGCGACAACCCCCTGGACGCCGACCTGGTCGTCGTCGACGAGGCCTCCATGCTCGACCTGCTGCTGGCCAACAAGCTCGTCAAAGCCGTCGCCCCGGGCGCGCACCTGCTGTTCGTCGGCGACGTCGACCAGCTGCCGTCCGTCGGCGCCGGCGAGGTCCTCAAAGACCTGCTGGCGGCCACCGACATCCCCCGCGTCCGGCTCACCCAGGTCTTCCGCCAGGCCCAGCAGTCCGGCGTCGTCGTCAACGCCCACCGCGTCAACACCGGCCGCCACCCCGTCCTGGAGGGCATGAAGGACTTCTTCCTGTTCCCCTGCGAGGAGCCGGAGGAGATCGCCGCCCTGACCGTCGACGTCGTCTCCCGCCGCATCCCCGCCCGCTTCCGCCTCGACCCCCGCCGCGACGTGCAGGTCCTGGCCCCCATGCACCGCGGCGCGGCCGGCGCCGGCGCGCTCAACGCCGCCCTGCAGGAAGCCCTCACCCCCGCCGTCGAGGGCATGCCCGAACGCCGCTACGGCGGCCGCGTCTTCCGCGTCGGCGACAAGGTCACCCAGCTGCGCAACAACTACGACAAAGGCGCAGCCGGGGTGTTCAACGGCACCGTCGGCATCGTCACCGACATCCGGCCCGACGAGCACAAGCTCACCGTCCTGACCGACGAGGACGAACCGGTCGACTACGCCTTCGACGAACTCGACGAGCTCGCCCACGCCTACGCCGTGTCCATTCACCGCTCCCAGGGCAGCGAATACCCCGCCGTCGTCATCCCGCTGGCCACCAGCGCCTGGATGATGCTGCAGCGCAACCTCCTCTACACCGCCATCACCCGCGCCAAGAAGCTCGTGGTGATCGTCGGCTCGCGGCGGGCGCTGGCCCAGGCCGTACGCACCAAGGGCGCGGGACGCCGGCACACCGGCCTCACGCACCGCCTGACGCCGCGTTGACCTGCACCTGACCACAACAAGTGATCTAAATGTGACCGAACTCTCCCAAATCATTCGTCGTCTTACATGCAGGAGCATTAAGGTTTTTGAGGTGCCTTTGGTGCCCTGGGGGAGAGGACCATCTTGAACGTTACGCCTACATGGAGGAGACCGGCCGCCGCCGCTGTCGCGCTGCTGGCCGCGGCCGCCCTGACCACCTCCTGCTCGAACGGCGGCACCACCACCGCCGCCGACCCCGGCGTACCCGAAACCAGCACCACGCCCACCCCCCAGGCACCCACCGTCACCATCACACCCGCCGAGGGCAGCGCCAAGGTCAACCCCGACAAGAAGATCGTCATCACCGCCGCCGGCGGCGCCCTCGAGGACGTCGCCGTCACCACCGGCGAGGAGCAGATCGAGGGCCGCTTCAACGCCGACAAGACCCGATGGGTCTCCAAAACCCCGCTCAAGCCCTCCACCGGCTACACCGTCACCGCCAAGGCCGGCGCCACCACCGCCACCAGCGCCTTCACCACGGCCAAACCGCAGCGCGCCCTGCAGGTCATCGACGTGACCCCCAACGCCAAGGGCGAGACCCTCGGCGTCGGCGCCCCCATCATCGTCACCTTCAACCAGCCGGTCGACAACAAGGCCACCATCGAACGCGCCCTCGAAGTCGACGCGGAAAAACCCGTCGAAGGCGCCTGGCGCTGGGTCGACGACACCAAGGCCATCTACCGCACCGCGAAATACTGGCCCGCCCACCAGAAGGTGACGTTCAACGCCGACATCGCCGGCATCAAGGGCGGCAAGGGGCTGTACGGCACCAAGGACTACACCGCCACCCTCAAGATCGGTGCCAAGCAGATCAGCAAGGTCGACACCCGTACCAAGCGCATGTACGTCTACCAGGACGGCAAACGCGTGCAGACCATGCGCATCAGTGCCGGCATGGCCACCACCCGCGAATACACCACCACCTCCGGCGTCCACCTGACCATGGAACGTGGCAATCCCGTCCGCATGATCTCCCCCGGTCGCAAGAAGGGCGACCCCGGCTACTACGACGTGATGATCGGCCACGCCGTCCGCATCTCCAACTCCGGCGAGTACGTCCACGCCAAGAACAACGTCTGGGCCCAAGGCGTGCGCAACGTCAGCCACGGCTGCATCAACGCCCGCCCCGACCAGGCCAAATGGTTCTACGACAACGTCCAGCGCGGCGACGTCGTCGAAATCGTCGGCACCGACCGCGAACTGGAGTGGAACAACGGCTGGGGCTATTGGCAGATGCCGTTCAAGGAGTGGAAGAAGGGCAGCGCCCTCAACGGCAAGGCCTGACCCCGGCACCCCGGGCCGGCACCCGCCGCCGCACCGGCTCGGCCGGCACACCCGCGCACCGATTCACCACGGCGTAGCGGCGGGCTCATCACCAAGGCGTCGTGGATGTGGTCGCGGACACCTCAGCGGATGCGCAGGCGGCCTAACCAGCGCTCCAGCGTGATCGCTCGTTCCCATGGACCGGCCGGCAGGATTGCCGCCGTTAAGCTGATCTTCGTGAGAGACGGACATGAGGCCCCTGTGATCCTGCCCGAACCGCGGACCGCGATCGAGGCCGCCGACATCGAGCGGGTCCGGGCGCTCCTCGGCGGCCCCGACCCATGGGGGCGGGGGACCTCGCTGCACCTCACCGCGTCCGCGCTCATCGTCCATCCGCCCACCCGGCGCGTGCTGCTGCGCTGGCACGCCCGTCAGCAGGCATGGCTTCAGGTCGGTGGCCACGCCGACGCCGGCGAGTCCGACCCGTTGCAGATCGCGCTGCGGGAGGGAGCCGAGGAGACCGGGCTGACCGATCTGACGCCGTGGCCGGATGGGAGTCCCGTTCACCTGGTGATCGTCCCCGTACCGGCGGCGCCGCATGAGCCCGCCCACGAGCATGCCGACCTGCGCTTCCTGCTGGTCACTGACACGCCGGACGCGGTGCGGCCCGAGAGCCCTGACTCGCCGCTGCGCTGGCTCTCGCTCGCTGAAGCACGGGAGTTGACCACAGAGGCCAACGCGCGCGAGACCATCGACCGCGCCGCCGCCCTCCTCGGCGCTGCTCATCCACGACAGACCTGACCTGCGTCCTGATGCCGAGCGGCCGGCCCGGCGTCGCTCGAGCCCAGGTCGATGTACACGTAGTGCGGCTCGTGGGGGAGGCGGGAGGTCGCAGGCGCGGCTCATGGGGCCGGCCTGCGTGGATCAGGGCCGCTGCAGCGGTGCGACTGCGCAAGGCTACCAGGGCAGCAGGCCGTCCTCGCTGAAGAACCCTGCGGTGGGTCCGTCGGTGCCGAGCGTGGCCAGGCGCACCACGACCGCGGCGCCCTGCGCGGGCGTGAGGTACCCGCTGTGGTTGTTGCTGTCGGTGGCGACGAAGCCCGGGGCGGCGGCGTTGACGAGGATGCCGTCCTTGCGCAGCTCATTGGCGTACTGCACGGTCAGCGCGTTCAGCGCGGACTTCGACGGCGTGTACGCGGCCGACGGCAGCAGGGCTGCGAACGGGCCGTCCGGGTCGCTGGTGAGGGTCAGCGACCCGGCGTGACTGCTGACGTTGACGATGCGCGCCGCCGGCGAGCGCCGCAGCAGCGCGTTGATCACCGCGATCACCCCGAACACGTTGGTCTCGAACACCGCCCGGACC includes:
- the recD2 gene encoding SF1B family DNA helicase RecD2, encoding MDGSLVSSFDAVLERITYANEDTGYTIARVATERSGSELLTVVGPLLGAQVGESLRLQGRWTSHPRYGRQFEVWSYTTVLPATVQGIRRYLGSGLIKGIGPKMAERIVDHFGTATLDVIEQHPERLTEVPGLGPKRTKMIAAAWDEQKIIKEVMIFLQGVGVSTSIAVRIFKQYGEQSISVVKTQPYKLADDVWGIGFKTADTIAQAVGIPHDSPERVKAGLRYTLSQAADDGHCYLPAPNLVADAVKILDVGSDLVAACLEDLVAEEGVVREPVPAGDSVVPAVYLPPFHRAEQSLASGLLTLLRSGHDRLKAFADVDWAKAEAWLHAQSGAELAPEQRQAVRLALTEKLAVLTGGPGCGKSFTVRSIVLLARAKRARVILAAPTGRAAKRLAELTGHEATTVHRLLQLRPGGDATFDRDNPLDADLVVVDEASMLDLLLANKLVKAVAPGAHLLFVGDVDQLPSVGAGEVLKDLLAATDIPRVRLTQVFRQAQQSGVVVNAHRVNTGRHPVLEGMKDFFLFPCEEPEEIAALTVDVVSRRIPARFRLDPRRDVQVLAPMHRGAAGAGALNAALQEALTPAVEGMPERRYGGRVFRVGDKVTQLRNNYDKGAAGVFNGTVGIVTDIRPDEHKLTVLTDEDEPVDYAFDELDELAHAYAVSIHRSQGSEYPAVVIPLATSAWMMLQRNLLYTAITRAKKLVVIVGSRRALAQAVRTKGAGRRHTGLTHRLTPR
- a CDS encoding L,D-transpeptidase; the protein is MNVTPTWRRPAAAAVALLAAAALTTSCSNGGTTTAADPGVPETSTTPTPQAPTVTITPAEGSAKVNPDKKIVITAAGGALEDVAVTTGEEQIEGRFNADKTRWVSKTPLKPSTGYTVTAKAGATTATSAFTTAKPQRALQVIDVTPNAKGETLGVGAPIIVTFNQPVDNKATIERALEVDAEKPVEGAWRWVDDTKAIYRTAKYWPAHQKVTFNADIAGIKGGKGLYGTKDYTATLKIGAKQISKVDTRTKRMYVYQDGKRVQTMRISAGMATTREYTTTSGVHLTMERGNPVRMISPGRKKGDPGYYDVMIGHAVRISNSGEYVHAKNNVWAQGVRNVSHGCINARPDQAKWFYDNVQRGDVVEIVGTDRELEWNNGWGYWQMPFKEWKKGSALNGKA
- a CDS encoding NUDIX hydrolase codes for the protein MRDGHEAPVILPEPRTAIEAADIERVRALLGGPDPWGRGTSLHLTASALIVHPPTRRVLLRWHARQQAWLQVGGHADAGESDPLQIALREGAEETGLTDLTPWPDGSPVHLVIVPVPAAPHEPAHEHADLRFLLVTDTPDAVRPESPDSPLRWLSLAEARELTTEANARETIDRAAALLGAAHPRQT
- a CDS encoding SDR family NAD(P)-dependent oxidoreductase; protein product: MNEHTTQKVAMVTGANKGIGRAIAERLAAMGITVVIGARDPRRGQEAAAAVRAAGGDAHAVALDVTDLTTVQEAARWVEERWGRLDVLVNNAGITGSGKVSPEDAYDQVPSSVDLDMVRAVFETNVFGVIAVINALLRRSPAARIVNVSSHAGSLTLTSDPDGPFAALLPSAAYTPSKSALNALTVQYANELRKDGILVNAAAPGFVATDSNNHSGYLTPAQGAAVVVRLATLGTDGPTAGFFSEDGLLPW